The Styela clava chromosome 10, kaStyClav1.hap1.2, whole genome shotgun sequence genome window below encodes:
- the LOC120337566 gene encoding TBC1 domain family member 16-like: MSLTKFIKTIFQPSPTHHHPPPLDGEIVYSKNNVCVHPQGLLASSVEHYPGYLTVFAKVSGDAISLVLNWIPNKRLKHGGNPVQDAAVIPIHCESLTCINDINPELLITADSGNNINHIGNHVNEDGHNIASIETNFSLSNPQPHGNVRKYSNGSADLSDVSICSGSTEGPDSNLSDDEIDDIDPDDIVLLTRPPLINLSSTELHEIQNKKVSKFMYENIQIFNDDKKEDIEKQINAKDELPLPKDEDHPISPPVIYNMQFPENSISYVTNSSSSSCPSSPLPYSKGRVRRPARDQACGVFTVDLGQMRSLRLFFSNDKCNSGQLVIASRESQYKILHFHNGGLDALAEILEQWKLAVKQSDKVTDQLAVRHFSICGPQLSVGQCHPEEGLYRRLSEDAWSLHVNEFGQVQDEYNIRKAVFFGGMDPELRSDVWLFLLKCYPFLSTYDERQEIRSRKEVEYHQLNTKRLNMSEDDKNTFEKGVACIVEKDVLRTDRAHPFYKGDGNPNLDVLRHILLNYSIYTDTGYTQGMSDLLAPLLIELNEEAETFWCFVGLMQRTIFISSPKDDDMEKQLLYLRELLRLMQPEFYEHLKTCGPDAMELLFVHRWILLCFKREFPENEALMIWESCWAHYQTDFFHLFVCVAIITLYGLDVIENQLASDEMLLHFSNLAMQMNGHVVLRKARGLLHSFRIRPRVPCTLHDICIKSPPGVWDSGYAPTVECTGLHDSEQCLYGGVAASSSVLPDAFQKSDTKKLKGLFNR, translated from the exons ATGTCATTAACAAAGTTCATCAAAACGATATTCCAACCATCACCTACACATCATCATCCACCACCTCTTGATGGAGAAATTGTTTACAGCAAAAACAATGTATGTGTTCATCCTCAAGGTCTACTAGCAAGCTCTGTAGAACATTATCCAG GTTATCTAACAGTGTTTGCGAAAGTTTCTGGCGACGCGATTTCTCTTGTGCTAAATTGGATAccaaataaacgattgaaacATGGTGGAAACCCAGTTCAAGATGCAGCAGTTATCCCGATTCATTGTGAAAGTTTAACATGCATCAATGATATAAATCCTGAGTTACTAATTACTGCGGATTCTGGAAAC AATATAAATCACATTGGAAATCATGTAAATGAAGATGGCCATAATATTGCTAGTATTGAAACTAACTTCAGTTTGTCTAATCCACAACCACATGGAAATGTAAGGAAATACAGTAATGGGAGTGCAGATTTATCTGATGTCAGCATTTGCAGtg GTTCAACAGAAGGTCCAGACTCGAATCTTTCTGATGATGAAATTGATGATATAGATCCGGATGACATTGTTTTACTCACAAGGCCTCCACTTATAAATCTTTCGAGTACAGAACTCCATGAGATACAAAACAAGAAAGTCTCCaaatttatgtatgaaaacaTCCAAATTTTTAATGATGACAAAAAAGAGGACATTGAAAAACAGATCAATGCTAAAGATGAATTGCCTTTGCCTAAAGATGAG GATCATCCGATTTCCCCACCTGTTATATATAACATGCAATTTCCTGAAAATTCAATCAGTTATGTTACAAATTCTTCCTCAAGTTCTTGTCCATCAAGCCCACTGCCTTACAGCAAAGGTCGAGTAAGACGACCTGCCAGAGATCAAGCTTGCGGCGTTTTTACTGTTGATCTGGGACAAATGAGATCACTACGTCTGTTTTTCAG CAATGATAAATGCAACAGTGGACAGTTGGTTATAGCCAGTCGAGAAtctcaatataaaatattacattttcataATGGTGGCCTGGATGCACTTGCAGAAATACTAGAACAATGGAAGCTAGCTGTAAAGCAAAGTGataag GTTACAGACCAACTTGCTGTGAGACATTTTTCAATATGCGGACCCCAGTTATCAGTTGGTCAGTGTCATCCTGAGGAAGGTTTATACAGACGTTTATCCGAAGATGCATGGTCACTTCATGTCAATGAATTTGGTCAAGTACAGGACGAATATAATATCAGAAAA GCTGTATTCTTCGGTGGAATGGATCCTGAATTAAGATCTGACGTTtggttatttttattgaaatgttaCCCTTTCCTATCAACATATGATGAGAGACAAGAAATTAGATCTCGAAAAGAAGTCGAATATCATCAACTCAATACAAAGAG GTTAAATATGTCTGAAGATGACAAAAACACTTTTGAAAAGGGAGTCGCTTGCATAGTTGAAAAAGATGTCCTGAGAACTGATCGTGCACATCCATTTTATAAGGGCGATGGTAACCCGAATCTAGATGTATTAAGACATATTCTGTTGAACTATTCCATCTATACAGACACAGGATATACACAG GGAATGTCTGACCTGCTTGCTCCTTTATTAATTGAACTAAATGAAGAAGCAGAGACATTCTGGTGTTTTGTTGGACTCATGCAACGAACTATTTTTATAAGTTCACCTAAAGATGATGATATGGAAAAACAATTG TTATACTTGCGAGAATTATTGCGTCTCATGCAACCAGAGTTTTACGAACATCTGAAAACTTGTGGACCTGATGCCATGGAACTTCTGTTTGTTCATCGATGGATTTTACTCTGTTTTAAACGAGAATTTCCTGAAAATGAAGCCCTGATGATATGGGAATCATGTTGGGCCCATTATCAG ACTGACTTCTTCCACTTATTTGTGTGCGTTGCAATAATCACTTTATATGGACTTGATGTCATAGAAAACCAACTAGCTTCGGACGAAATGCTTTTACATTTTTCTAATCTTGCTATGCAAATGAACGGACATGTTGTGCTACGAAAAGCCAGAGGTTTATTACACTCTTTCAGGATAAGGCCTCGAGTACCCTGCACACTTCATGACATTTGTATCAAGTCACCTCCGGGCGTGTGGGACAGTGGGTATGCCCCAACAGTGGAATGCACAGGTTTACATGATTCTGAACAGTGTTTATATGGTGGAGTGGCAGCTAGTTCATCTGTATTGCCTGATGCTTTTCAGAAAAGTGACACGAAAAAGTTAAAAGGATTGTTTAATAGATGA